Proteins from one Bacteriovorax sp. BAL6_X genomic window:
- the trxB gene encoding thioredoxin-disulfide reductase translates to MAHHKVIIIGSGPAGYTAALYASRANLEPLVIEGHEPGGQLTTTTDVDNFPGFPEGIMGPELMANMKKQTQRFGTQYLSGFVTDLDTSKRPFTLTVDEDKTYTADAVILATGASAKYLGLPNEKELIGKGVSACATCDGFFYRDRVVHVVGGGDTAMEEATFLTKFASKVYVVHRRDELRASKPMQERAFNNEKIEFVWDSAVTEIIADETGVTSIKVENLKTGEVSERKTDGLFMGIGHKPNTDFLKGKVDLDDHGFIITEGRHPDTSVAGIFACGDVQDSYYRQAISAAGSGCQAAIRAERFLEENE, encoded by the coding sequence ATGGCACACCACAAAGTCATTATTATTGGATCAGGTCCTGCTGGTTACACAGCGGCCCTATATGCATCACGTGCAAACCTTGAACCTCTTGTCATTGAAGGGCATGAGCCAGGTGGGCAACTAACGACAACAACTGATGTTGATAACTTTCCAGGATTCCCAGAGGGAATCATGGGGCCAGAGCTTATGGCCAATATGAAAAAACAAACTCAGAGATTTGGAACACAATACCTGAGTGGTTTCGTCACTGACTTAGATACCTCAAAGAGACCATTTACCCTTACAGTAGATGAAGATAAAACTTACACTGCTGATGCCGTTATCCTTGCAACTGGTGCTTCGGCCAAATATCTTGGCCTACCAAATGAGAAGGAACTAATTGGAAAAGGTGTTAGTGCTTGTGCAACTTGTGATGGATTCTTTTACCGCGACCGTGTTGTTCACGTAGTTGGTGGTGGAGATACTGCGATGGAAGAAGCAACTTTCCTAACTAAATTTGCTTCTAAAGTCTATGTTGTCCACAGAAGAGATGAGCTTCGTGCTTCTAAGCCAATGCAAGAGCGTGCTTTCAATAACGAAAAAATCGAATTTGTATGGGATAGCGCTGTAACAGAAATCATCGCAGATGAAACTGGTGTAACTTCAATTAAAGTTGAAAATTTAAAAACTGGTGAAGTATCTGAGAGAAAAACTGATGGCCTATTTATGGGGATCGGACATAAGCCAAATACGGACTTCCTAAAAGGTAAAGTAGACCTTGATGATCATGGTTTTATTATTACTGAAGGAAGACATCCAGACACAAGTGTTGCTGGTATATTTGCTTGTGGTGACGTTCAAGACTCATACTACCGTCAGGCAATTTCTGCGGCAGGTTCAGGCTGTCAAGCAGCAATCAGAGCTGAAAGATTTTTAGAAGAAAACGAATAA